One segment of Candidatus Melainabacteria bacterium DNA contains the following:
- a CDS encoding sugar porter family MFS transporter: MGSNFVYLVAAIAALSGLLFGYDTGVISGALPFIKNQFTLSAEGEGMVVSGVLFGATFSSMVSGSLTDKFGRKKVLLTTALLFAAGSILAAYAPAVNMLVLGRVILGLAIGVASFAAPLYIAEMSPPKVRGTLVAMNQLAIVTGILLSYLIDYVFSANGDWHSMIVLGTVPAVLLALGMLTLPESPRWLLVNQQEDKASEVLKKVRGTDDVSEEFDEIRTSLEQEKGDWREFFAPHLRAALIVGVGLGAFQQFTGINTVIYYAPKIYKAAGLTSDSVGIMATAGVGLVNLIMTIVSLVLIDRVGRRPLLIVGNIGMLLSLGALSLTFLFNASAETLKFVGIGSTFVYVGFFAISLGPVFWVMISEIYPLRIRGFAMAMATALSWLSNMIVSYSFPVVLDKFGIGATFGGYALITLASLIFCMKLVPETKGLSLESIENQERKGAFHT; encoded by the coding sequence ATGGGTTCAAACTTCGTTTATTTGGTTGCGGCAATCGCTGCGCTATCTGGTCTACTGTTTGGTTACGACACGGGCGTTATATCTGGCGCTCTACCATTTATCAAAAACCAGTTCACGCTCTCTGCAGAGGGCGAGGGAATGGTCGTCAGTGGTGTTCTATTTGGTGCCACGTTCAGCTCTATGGTCAGTGGCAGTTTGACCGACAAATTTGGTCGCAAAAAGGTTTTATTGACTACTGCATTGCTCTTCGCCGCTGGTTCCATTCTTGCTGCCTATGCTCCGGCGGTGAATATGCTCGTGCTCGGACGAGTAATCTTGGGATTGGCCATTGGCGTCGCCAGCTTCGCTGCGCCACTCTACATCGCTGAAATGTCACCGCCTAAAGTGCGGGGAACGCTCGTTGCGATGAATCAACTGGCGATCGTAACTGGAATCTTATTGTCTTATTTGATTGACTACGTTTTCTCGGCCAACGGTGACTGGCATTCGATGATCGTACTGGGCACGGTTCCTGCCGTTTTGCTTGCCCTGGGCATGTTGACCTTGCCCGAAAGTCCACGCTGGTTGCTTGTTAATCAACAGGAAGATAAAGCCAGCGAGGTTCTAAAAAAGGTTCGCGGTACCGATGATGTTTCAGAAGAGTTTGATGAAATACGCACTTCGCTTGAGCAAGAGAAAGGCGACTGGAGAGAATTTTTCGCACCGCATTTGCGCGCGGCCCTGATTGTTGGAGTTGGATTGGGCGCTTTTCAGCAGTTTACCGGCATCAATACAGTTATTTACTATGCTCCGAAAATTTATAAGGCGGCAGGTTTGACGTCTGACTCTGTAGGAATCATGGCTACAGCCGGAGTCGGACTGGTCAATTTGATCATGACTATTGTCAGTCTTGTCCTCATCGATAGGGTTGGACGTCGACCTCTCTTGATTGTCGGCAACATTGGCATGTTGCTCAGTCTTGGCGCCCTGTCTCTCACATTCTTGTTCAATGCGTCGGCAGAAACATTGAAGTTCGTTGGAATAGGTTCGACTTTCGTCTACGTTGGTTTTTTTGCAATCAGCCTTGGTCCAGTTTTCTGGGTCATGATTAGCGAGATTTATCCGCTGCGAATCCGTGGATTTGCCATGGCGATGGCTACAGCTCTTAGCTGGTTGAGCAACATGATAGTCAGTTATTCATTTCCAGTCGTGCTGGATAAATTCGGCATAGGTGCGACATTTGGCGGCTATGCGCTGATCACGCTTGCGTCTTTGATTTTCTGCATGAAGCTGGTTCCAGAGACTAAAGGACTATCGCTCGAATCAATTGAGAATCAAGAGAGAAAGGGCGCTTTCCACACGTGA
- a CDS encoding tetratricopeptide repeat protein, translating to MQQFEIELNRCAAMIKAADEAFSKHDYVASESLYHACLASLDEIYAGDSVTIADCLTGLGDSYYFQDKFGSALPMYQRLLVMRERLTESTPASLIKSHFKLAKTHEKLKNDAEAADHYKRAREISQQKLVTGHPLGTTLLESYAKYLHRVEPDSLAYKEVEEKARKNREVYLDPVRLNIKILEGLAEVRDGQLVLAEEIAKLEKARQKEMSGKMGLVLSALGWLKSRPRIALALLTLPLTLSLITLIGVASYYILGGEKVQPQLVQPGQTFHTDDGHLDVFVLPEHQLKVRREQNFASKSFNTVSNAWRALYMVYMHPQYGMFWLEKHGNTLVDQNGMSASLGEAGPDPLYATMLDVAAELHSEPLRKQADLELPLDIQFKNPYTEQIDHVEMHNVACRNDLKNASSVFGEELNQCERKSDLSTLRSITGIRGPFTDSPVVCLRINDVRKAYSYCLIGFNRNGAPLRTCVGNTVLRLESTNGVPFKSNCKFSEVSPSSAATFANPNGTVVVSSTTPQRVRALCFAVVVDFGLMPFVILLGVLLREQISKWFDQKHLSRSEQGAHMLALVYIWFTPFYLLYTFAVFCWMIVGFI from the coding sequence ATGCAGCAATTCGAAATCGAATTGAACCGTTGCGCCGCAATGATCAAGGCTGCTGACGAAGCATTTTCAAAGCACGATTATGTTGCGAGTGAGAGTCTGTATCACGCTTGTCTTGCCAGTCTTGACGAGATTTATGCCGGCGACAGTGTAACGATAGCCGATTGTTTAACGGGTCTGGGTGACAGTTATTACTTCCAGGATAAGTTCGGTTCCGCGTTGCCCATGTACCAACGCTTGTTGGTTATGCGTGAACGATTGACGGAAAGCACCCCGGCTTCGCTGATCAAGTCTCACTTTAAGCTCGCCAAAACGCACGAGAAGCTGAAAAATGATGCGGAAGCCGCCGATCACTACAAAAGAGCAAGGGAGATTTCCCAGCAGAAACTCGTGACCGGACATCCTCTTGGAACAACGCTACTTGAATCTTATGCGAAATATCTTCACAGGGTAGAACCTGACAGCCTTGCATACAAAGAGGTAGAGGAGAAAGCTCGAAAGAACCGCGAAGTCTATTTAGATCCCGTGCGCTTGAATATCAAGATTCTGGAGGGGCTTGCAGAGGTTCGCGACGGACAACTCGTCCTGGCAGAAGAAATCGCAAAGTTGGAAAAAGCCAGGCAAAAGGAAATGAGCGGAAAGATGGGGCTGGTTCTATCAGCACTTGGATGGCTCAAGTCTCGTCCGCGAATTGCATTAGCCCTACTAACATTACCATTAACGCTTTCTTTAATTACGTTGATTGGAGTCGCTAGCTACTACATCTTAGGCGGTGAAAAGGTTCAACCGCAGCTTGTGCAGCCAGGTCAAACTTTTCATACCGATGATGGTCATCTGGACGTATTTGTATTGCCAGAGCATCAACTTAAGGTGAGACGTGAGCAGAACTTCGCATCTAAATCATTCAACACAGTCAGTAATGCCTGGCGCGCACTGTATATGGTGTACATGCATCCGCAGTACGGCATGTTTTGGTTAGAAAAACACGGCAACACACTGGTAGATCAAAACGGAATGTCAGCAAGTCTCGGTGAAGCAGGGCCTGATCCTCTCTATGCGACGATGCTGGATGTTGCGGCTGAACTCCACTCGGAGCCGCTTAGAAAGCAAGCCGACTTGGAACTACCCCTCGATATTCAATTCAAGAATCCCTACACAGAGCAGATTGATCATGTTGAAATGCACAATGTGGCTTGCCGTAATGACTTGAAGAATGCTTCCAGCGTTTTTGGTGAGGAGCTGAATCAGTGCGAACGTAAGTCGGATCTTTCCACGCTTAGATCGATCACGGGAATTCGAGGACCATTTACAGATTCTCCTGTCGTTTGCTTGCGAATCAACGACGTCCGAAAGGCTTATTCTTACTGCCTGATTGGCTTTAATCGAAATGGCGCTCCTCTGCGTACGTGCGTTGGAAACACCGTGCTTAGATTGGAGAGCACAAACGGCGTTCCGTTCAAATCGAATTGCAAATTTTCCGAGGTGTCACCTTCGTCGGCAGCAACCTTTGCCAATCCAAATGGCACAGTAGTTGTTTCATCGACTACGCCCCAACGTGTCAGGGCACTTTGTTTTGCAGTTGTGGTCGATTTCGGCTTGATGCCATTCGTGATTTTGTTGGGTGTGCTGTTGCGGGAACAGATAAGTAAATGGTTCGACCAAAAGCATCTCAGTCGATCGGAACAAGGTGCTCATATGTTGGCGCTGGTTTATATCTGGTTCACACCGTTTTATTTGCTTTATACGTTTGCCGTATTTTGTTGGATGATCGTCGGATTCATTTAA
- a CDS encoding DUF3592 domain-containing protein produces the protein MLIMQVKSSSFSARTGFNPLLSRLCPNYTVNPAYNSPMEKPHEIEPELERKPPRRVVNRDGKWGSVRPWLIFLVPHVWIAVVAPFAWFVIYLNAVAVQPISATVVSHHEHQSRKKPLYSITCSIVSGGVTKQGDCHVNETQYKSLQDGDRITVYALPWLPIFSPRLEKDTEKQLGILAFVSVWCLVWCGCCFSLVYAVLVQPLRSRFLTRHGTPITGTLIDLKTSRGRSNAIYTVTYSYQIKCLEKKTNRTITGTFTHEFKIRNSDYQSALLLKGQQVTVLIDEKNPEKSILYAFSDYRAVN, from the coding sequence ATGCTCATCATGCAAGTCAAAAGCAGCAGCTTCAGTGCACGCACCGGATTTAATCCACTATTGAGTCGTCTCTGCCCTAATTATACTGTCAATCCAGCTTACAATTCCCCCATGGAGAAGCCACACGAAATTGAGCCTGAACTGGAACGTAAACCTCCCCGCCGCGTAGTCAATCGTGATGGCAAGTGGGGCAGCGTGCGTCCATGGCTGATCTTTCTTGTGCCTCACGTTTGGATAGCCGTCGTAGCACCTTTTGCCTGGTTTGTTATCTATTTGAATGCGGTCGCAGTCCAACCGATATCAGCAACGGTAGTCAGTCACCACGAACACCAGTCGAGAAAGAAACCCTTATATTCAATTACCTGTTCAATTGTGTCGGGTGGTGTGACCAAACAAGGAGATTGCCACGTCAACGAGACACAATATAAGTCATTACAAGACGGCGACAGAATCACAGTGTACGCATTACCGTGGCTGCCAATCTTTTCGCCACGCCTCGAGAAAGACACCGAAAAACAACTTGGAATTCTTGCATTCGTTAGCGTCTGGTGCTTAGTCTGGTGCGGTTGCTGTTTTTCGCTTGTCTACGCAGTACTTGTGCAACCGCTTCGTTCCAGATTTCTGACCCGGCATGGAACACCAATTACAGGAACCTTGATTGACCTGAAGACAAGCCGAGGGCGAAGCAATGCCATTTACACTGTCACTTATTCTTACCAGATCAAATGTTTAGAAAAGAAAACCAATAGAACAATCACAGGCACATTTACCCACGAATTCAAAATAAGGAACTCCGATTATCAATCGGCTCTTTTGCTGAAGGGGCAACAAGTAACCGTTCTGATTGATGAAAAAAACCCGGAAAAGAGTATTCTGTATGCGTTTAGCGATTACAGAGCAGTCAATTAA
- a CDS encoding DUF2252 domain-containing protein encodes MRTTKDRYEFGRALRVKCSRESHAEYEIDRQGRDNPIDVLVQSNAGRVEELLPVRYGRMLTTPFAFFRGAAMIMADDLASTPYTDYAVQASGDCHLLNFGGFATPERNVVFDLNDFDETYPAPWEWDVKRLAASFVIASAHNKHGREDGIAAAERMVECYRQKLFELSELPALQAWYSYLDYKKLIDMTDDNKLRKRRLKVLAQAMDRDHFAEFVKLGEVSEGVPRIKDQPPLIYHTEDSDTPEYLARVQRAIDLYRQSLPVNVRVLFDRYEYADSARKVVGVGSVGTICAIALFFNAENDPLFLQIKEARQSVLEPYSTFKTTQPNGARVVIGQRIMQSSSDIFLGHYIGEDGKHYYVRQLRDTKIRPMVEIFTPANMLNYARNCGWALAQAHARSGDAAIIAGYIGKGKKFPKAIGEFASKYSDQNDLDHKALIEAIREGIIEANPL; translated from the coding sequence ATGCGCACCACCAAGGACAGATATGAGTTTGGGCGAGCGCTGCGAGTAAAGTGTTCGCGTGAATCTCACGCTGAATATGAAATTGACCGACAGGGCCGAGACAATCCAATCGATGTTCTCGTTCAATCGAACGCCGGGCGAGTAGAAGAACTTCTACCGGTTCGATACGGGCGAATGCTGACCACGCCGTTCGCCTTCTTCCGTGGAGCAGCCATGATCATGGCAGACGATCTAGCCTCGACACCGTACACTGATTACGCGGTGCAAGCATCTGGCGACTGTCATCTCCTCAACTTTGGCGGATTCGCTACTCCAGAACGCAACGTGGTTTTTGACCTCAACGACTTCGATGAAACGTATCCGGCGCCATGGGAATGGGATGTCAAACGTCTGGCAGCCAGTTTTGTCATTGCCTCTGCTCACAACAAGCACGGTCGTGAAGATGGCATAGCTGCGGCAGAGAGAATGGTGGAGTGCTACCGACAGAAACTTTTTGAACTCTCTGAGCTTCCAGCGTTGCAGGCCTGGTACTCATATCTCGATTACAAGAAATTGATTGACATGACAGATGACAACAAATTGCGCAAACGTCGTCTGAAAGTTCTTGCGCAAGCAATGGACAGGGATCACTTCGCTGAGTTTGTCAAACTCGGTGAAGTCTCGGAAGGCGTGCCGAGAATCAAAGATCAACCTCCGCTTATCTACCATACGGAAGACAGCGACACCCCCGAGTACCTGGCACGAGTACAAAGAGCAATCGACCTCTACCGTCAATCACTGCCGGTAAATGTAAGAGTCTTATTCGACAGATACGAATACGCCGACAGTGCTCGAAAAGTGGTCGGCGTAGGCAGCGTTGGAACGATCTGCGCGATCGCACTATTTTTCAATGCAGAAAACGATCCACTCTTCCTTCAAATTAAGGAAGCGCGTCAATCTGTACTGGAACCGTATTCAACTTTCAAAACAACCCAGCCAAACGGAGCCCGGGTAGTAATCGGACAGCGCATCATGCAGTCGTCGAGCGATATTTTTCTCGGACACTACATTGGTGAAGACGGTAAACACTACTATGTGCGCCAATTGAGAGACACTAAAATCAGGCCCATGGTAGAAATATTCACGCCTGCCAACATGCTCAACTATGCACGAAATTGCGGCTGGGCACTGGCGCAAGCACATGCACGGTCTGGAGATGCAGCCATCATTGCGGGCTACATAGGCAAAGGGAAGAAGTTCCCTAAAGCAATTGGTGAATTTGCCAGTAAGTACAGCGATCAAAACGATTTGGACCACAAAGCCCTTATCGAAGCTATAAGAGAAGGCATTATCGAGGCGAATCCACTTTAG
- a CDS encoding ArsR family transcriptional regulator codes for MQDSLSLTFSALADPTRRAMLAQLKNGEASVTDLAKPYGMSLPAITKHIKVLEKAGLITKSREAQWRPCRLKEDGLREAADWMEEYRAYWEASLDRLEAYLKTVTTEQKPVVRKSKRNSSAEKNTITAKAKAPAGRRKKGERDARKEEI; via the coding sequence GTGCAGGATTCGCTCAGTTTGACATTCTCAGCGCTGGCTGATCCGACGCGGCGGGCGATGTTGGCTCAGCTGAAGAACGGCGAAGCGAGCGTAACTGACCTGGCTAAGCCTTATGGGATGAGCTTGCCCGCAATTACCAAGCACATTAAAGTACTCGAGAAAGCCGGATTGATCACTAAGTCCAGGGAGGCTCAATGGCGTCCCTGCAGGCTCAAAGAAGATGGTCTGCGCGAGGCCGCTGACTGGATGGAAGAGTATCGAGCCTATTGGGAAGCTAGTTTAGATCGTCTAGAGGCTTATTTAAAAACTGTGACAACTGAGCAGAAGCCTGTGGTCCGAAAGAGTAAAAGAAACAGCTCAGCAGAGAAGAACACTATTACGGCTAAGGCGAAGGCGCCCGCTGGTAGAAGAAAGAAAGGAGAGAGAGATGCCCGCAAAGAAGAAATCTAA
- a CDS encoding tetratricopeptide repeat protein, giving the protein MSKQRLTDAMESTDAETRMWKSRFTAARGAYATGNFKQGEDLLAQALEQGKHLPEKDFAVNTCLVGQAANALALGDMEKARNKLNEVVRTLSSRSEPALKELHAVALRFLAEIASQKQDYDAAEQYLQEACRLLETVGVAGAVQLAYAMSDLATVYLKQGDSHDAGELVLSAMELLTTTHQSETTEYERASLLYNLCHVENEKEFLGALEDSIQKMEYRKGSKHPSIVRAVRWLVQVLRERGEEEKIAEVEEKFGVKVV; this is encoded by the coding sequence ATGTCAAAACAAAGACTGACAGATGCAATGGAATCGACTGACGCAGAAACGCGAATGTGGAAGTCTCGATTTACAGCAGCCCGGGGTGCATATGCAACCGGGAACTTCAAACAAGGTGAAGACCTTCTGGCACAAGCGCTCGAACAGGGAAAACACTTACCGGAAAAAGACTTTGCTGTTAACACGTGCCTGGTTGGTCAGGCTGCAAATGCGCTTGCTCTGGGCGATATGGAAAAAGCCCGTAACAAGTTGAATGAAGTAGTCCGCACGTTATCATCCAGAAGCGAACCGGCGCTCAAGGAACTACATGCGGTGGCACTGCGATTTCTGGCAGAGATCGCTTCTCAGAAGCAAGATTACGACGCAGCCGAACAATACTTACAAGAAGCATGCCGTCTGCTCGAGACAGTCGGCGTTGCAGGCGCAGTTCAGCTCGCCTACGCAATGAGTGATCTCGCTACCGTGTATTTGAAACAAGGCGACTCACATGACGCAGGCGAATTGGTGCTGTCGGCAATGGAATTGTTGACGACCACACATCAATCTGAGACGACCGAGTATGAGCGGGCCAGTCTTCTCTACAACTTATGCCACGTGGAAAATGAGAAAGAATTTTTGGGAGCGCTCGAAGACAGCATTCAAAAAATGGAATACCGCAAAGGTAGTAAGCATCCGAGCATTGTCAGAGCAGTGCGTTGGCTGGTTCAAGTGCTGCGAGAGCGAGGCGAAGAAGAAAAAATAGCAGAAGTCGAAGAGAAGTTTGGAGTAAAGGTTGTTTAA
- a CDS encoding XRE family transcriptional regulator — protein sequence MLLNCLGQAISARRDRLRLTQAELAMRSGVDRAFISNIENGKRNPSFSVLVDIAKGLNISLSLLMRHIDRNMQEHNAN from the coding sequence ATTCTCTTGAACTGTCTCGGTCAGGCTATCAGCGCACGACGTGACAGACTGCGATTGACCCAAGCCGAACTCGCCATGCGGTCAGGGGTTGATCGTGCTTTCATAAGCAACATAGAAAACGGCAAGCGAAATCCTAGCTTCTCAGTTCTGGTGGACATAGCGAAAGGGCTGAATATCTCACTCTCGTTGTTGATGAGACATATAGATCGGAACATGCAAGAGCACAATGCAAATTAG
- a CDS encoding serine/threonine protein kinase, with protein sequence METDTKEAIALNCETCLRPVAEAGVKSVSQWVSFCKCGRTYAPNNQFVIPICNKCKMRVMTNSQRRVPGIFVCNCESPDAKNVPNFQRDRSKPEPVQLDLQSINITPETFPLERYIPIAILGLSSKSDVILARDKQTGNKVAVKSFKKMTPGSFALFEQEARKVKKLSHNNIARLLEAFIYESKTPYLVSEYKDGFNIDQYLALQGFPSPDVVVTILISICEAIIYAQKESLLHRNVRPGNVIFLDDMNSDPSISLTDFSLPKLKENEELTEPRDALYMSADQARNLDHDERSETYSIGCVGYTLLAGVPPFQEGSAQDIKNSHALKLPKRISSLNFSPNRPKDLEEVVERCLEKDPKVRFDSIAKLLERLEVFPRREKMQIAAIEAAKKRRKLMKAAAAGAGLAVLSLIGYLALNHH encoded by the coding sequence ATGGAAACAGACACAAAAGAAGCCATCGCCCTGAACTGTGAAACCTGCCTCCGCCCGGTTGCGGAGGCGGGCGTAAAATCTGTTAGTCAATGGGTCTCATTTTGTAAGTGCGGTCGAACCTACGCACCAAACAATCAGTTTGTCATCCCAATTTGCAACAAGTGCAAAATGCGTGTTATGACAAATTCACAGCGGCGCGTGCCCGGTATTTTTGTCTGCAATTGCGAATCACCAGACGCAAAGAACGTGCCGAATTTTCAAAGAGACAGAAGCAAACCGGAACCGGTGCAACTCGATTTGCAGTCAATCAACATAACGCCGGAAACTTTCCCGCTCGAACGATACATTCCAATTGCCATTCTCGGTTTGTCATCCAAATCAGATGTAATTCTTGCCAGAGACAAACAAACTGGCAACAAAGTCGCCGTTAAGTCCTTCAAAAAGATGACCCCAGGCTCGTTCGCCTTATTCGAGCAGGAAGCTAGAAAAGTCAAGAAACTAAGCCATAACAACATCGCTCGTCTTCTTGAAGCATTCATATATGAATCGAAGACACCATATCTGGTGAGCGAGTATAAAGATGGATTCAATATCGATCAGTATCTGGCTTTGCAGGGTTTTCCCAGCCCTGATGTCGTGGTCACGATTCTGATCAGCATCTGCGAAGCAATCATCTATGCTCAAAAGGAAAGTCTGCTGCACAGAAACGTTCGACCGGGTAATGTCATTTTTCTCGATGATATGAATTCCGACCCGTCGATTTCGTTGACCGATTTTAGTTTGCCAAAACTAAAAGAGAACGAAGAGCTGACGGAACCACGCGATGCGCTCTACATGTCAGCCGATCAAGCGCGAAACCTTGATCATGATGAACGGTCGGAAACCTATTCGATAGGATGCGTCGGATACACACTGCTGGCAGGTGTACCACCTTTTCAAGAAGGCAGCGCCCAGGATATCAAGAATTCGCACGCACTGAAGTTACCGAAGAGAATTTCATCGCTCAACTTTTCTCCCAATCGACCGAAAGACCTGGAAGAAGTAGTTGAACGTTGCCTGGAGAAGGATCCAAAAGTTCGATTTGATTCGATAGCCAAGTTGCTGGAAAGGCTGGAGGTCTTCCCGCGCCGGGAGAAAATGCAAATTGCGGCCATTGAGGCAGCAAAGAAGCGAAGAAAACTAATGAAGGCTGCCGCAGCCGGAGCGGGGTTAGCGGTTCTATCGCTAATTGGCTACCTGGCTCTCAATCATCACTAG